The Novipirellula caenicola genomic interval CGAGCTGCCGAGCGTAACCGAGGTCACTGCGGAGCGTCCGCGTCAACCACCGACAGCAGCATTCACTCCCAGCGTTTCGATGAATCCGCTGGAACCCTTGGCAGGGATCTCCGATCGGACTCCCGCCGATTTTTCGGCCAATGCTCCCCCTGAATACCCCGCCGACGCGGTCGCTCGTCGCTTGGAGGGAACGGTGAAGTTAAAGCTGATGATCGACAAAACGGGGCGAGTCGAGCGGGTCGAAATTGTGGATTCCAGCGGGCATGGATCATTGGACCGTGCGGCGGTCGAAGCGGTCCAGGCGTGGCAGGGCCAGCCTGCGAAACGATATGGACATCCGGTTACGTCCGAGGAAGTGTTGCCGATCCGCTTCCGCTTGTAATGACTGGTGATCCGACCGTGTGCGACCAGCAAGGGCGAGGCCATCACGCCATTTGGTCCAAGTCCAATTTGGTCGAGTTCGTCGTATTTGCCTTTAGCACCGTTCTGGCCTGCTCGAGCGCCGTTTCGGAAAGAGTGGCGGTGTTGGCGGCCACGCAATCGCTAGGGATCCAGATCCGGTAGTCACGCATGTAGGCGTCATTGGCCGTGAACAAGATGCAAATGTTAGTGGCGACGCCGGTAATCACCAACGTGTTGACCCCTAGATTCTTTAGCAGGATATCCAGCGTGGTGCCGTAGAACGCCGAATGCATTGGCTTTAACACAAAGTAGTCATCCGATTCAGGCACCAAGCGTTCGACGATCGCTTTACCGCGAACATTGTCCTCTAGACAATGATCCACTTGGCTTCGGAAATCGGACTGCCATTTGCCAAAGTTGTCGTTGGCGTAGATCACCGGCCAACCTCGCTCGGCGAATCGTTGCTTCAGTTTCTGCAGCCGTTTGGCAACCGGCAAAGCAAATTCAAGCAGTTGTTCGCCTTCGTCAAACTCCAGATCGTTGATCATGTCCACAATCAACAGTGCCGTCGCAAATTGTTCGGTCTCGTCGTATTTGGATTCTGAATCGGTAAGGCTCATACGGCGGTCCTTTGATTCATCGCGAACGCTCCCGTGCGGGTTCGCCACGCTTCGACTTGTTGAAACTGATTCTCTGCACGCTCGATCAAGCGTGAGTAATCGAGACTGAGTAACTCGGGATCACTCAGCGATTGCAGCATCGTCCACAACGCACGTTTGCCCAAGATTCCCAGCGACAAAAACTCGAGTGCTTGGAAGTTTCCGAAATCGCCTGATGTCGTGCGTCCGAATTTCGGCATGCTCATCTTGGCTCCGGTCCATGCAATCGTTTTCTTGACCACTCCGGGCATCGCGTCATAACGCTGGATCAAACCTTCGAGTTCCGCTCGGTCTTGTTCCACTTCCTGCAGCAGTGTGGTGGCGAATTCACCAAGGGTTTCTCCTTGGTTTTCGTCGATCAGTCGTTCGATCACGTCCGTTGCCGCGGTCGCGCCAGCGAGGTGGTCATTTAAATAGGTGGATAATAATTCGTGATTCACAGTCATTGAATTTGCCAAGAGAAGAGTTGATCCGATGTCGTTTGAGACCGCGCCGACGACGACGCGATCTAGTTGGCCCCGATTTAGCTGGCTTCGGTCTAGCTGGCCCCGATTTAGCTGGCCTCGGTCTAGCCGGCCCCGATTTAGCTGGCCTCGGTCTAGCCGGCGGTCACCACTTCGAATCCAGCGCGGCGTGCTTTTTCAAGCATCGGTTCAAGCGGTTGGGTGACTTTCGCGACGACCACTTGAGTGTCCGGGGGCAGATCCGCGGCTCGATACACGCGGCTCGTTTCGTCCTCGACCAACACCGGCCGGCCGTCGGTCACCTCTTGATGCTCGTCGGTCAGTACCCCCGTGTGGACGCTATCGACGTTGGTCCCCGAAATATCCTCGTTGCTGCGTTGTCCCGCATCGTGAGAAAAACCTTCGTGTCGCCAATGAACCGTTAGTTGTGGCATCGCTCGTGAGCTCCTTTGTTTTCGCGTGAATTTGATCAGCACATCAAGCAACTGCTGTACCAACAAGACTCGGTGCAGTCATCACATCCGAGTTTGGCCAGTCGGACTTTGGGCACGGAAAATGCAACGGTAGAGGCGGCATGAACGAAATTGGACTCAAGATGATCTTCGACGGTTGGGCGCCGGTGATTCGGACGCTCGTGTTGGGGTCGTTGTCGTATGTTTCGCTGGTGATGCTGCTGCGGATCAGTGGCAAACGCACGCTTTCAAAAATGAACGCGTTTGATCTTGTGGTGACGGTCGCGTTTGGTTCGACGCTCGCTTCGATCATGACCTCGAGCCAAGTCTCGCTGGTGCAGGGAGTCCTTGCGCTGGGCTTGCTTGTCTTGTTGCAGTTGATCAATACCTTTTTAGCGGTTCGTTATCCCAAGTATCAGGCATTGATCAAAGCTCAACCGACGTTGATCTTTTTCAATGGCCAATTCCTGGTCGATTCGATGCGGAAGCAGCGTGTTTCGCGAGAGGAAGTGCTTGCTGCGATGCGTCAGCATGGCGTCGCGGAACCCAGCGATGTCGACGCCGTGGTGATCGAAACCGAAGGCTCATTGTCGGTGATGACCAGGAATGCTTCGTCACTGCAGTCGCTCGATCGCGTTGGTGTTTCGACTCACGATTCGCTGGGCGAGCGACAGGGTGTGTCGGAGTCTTCTTCACACTGAGCAACTCCCCGATTCACCTTCCCCATCGAACACGGAGCATCACACCATGCAGCGCCGGCAACTCGAATTTCTGTCTAATTTTCACGTCGTCGCCGGAAACGAGCGTTCCCAAGCCGCCGTCATGGTGCTGGCCAAAGGAGACTCGACCGGCGGTCCCGAAAATCGTCACGAAAGCAGCGACCAATGGTTGTACGTGGTCTCCGGCGAAGGCAAGGCCGTGGTCGAGCAGCAAGACTATGTGCTGAAACCCGGCACCTTACTGCTGATTGAACGCAATGAATCCCATGCGATCATCAATCAAGGCAATGCACCGCTGAAGACCGTGAACTTCTACGTGCCGCCTGCCTATCACGGCAGAGAAGGGGCACCCCCGTCGCACGATTAATACGCGGAGGGCCATGAAAAGTCAGCGTTGCCGAGCGACCCATCCCGTGAATTGGCTTTCAAACCGACGCCGCGTCCGCCTGCCTTGCCGTGTCTTTGTCCCCTCAGGGCAGTCGATACCCTGGCATGGTATTTGCCACCTTGCTTGCATCATCGGGCATCCGGTTTCGTTTTGCGTGATCTGACGTATTGGATGCGAATATCCAAGCTTCAAACTCCAACCGATAACCAGTCTGAACGATGAGCGACCAACCGAAGCACGGCATGATGGGATCTCGAGGCGTCTCGCGTCCGATGGCCGAGATGGAAATGATGAAGGATCACCAGGGCGGTCAAGATGCGAAAGCGAACCAGGATCAGGAGCGAGGGGGGAAACAGGAACACGGGGGTGAACACAAGGGTGGGCATCAACAGGGTGGGCATCAACACGATGGCGAGCATGATCACGGGGGTGGGCATGAGATGAGTCACGACGATCGTTTGTCGATGCTGAAAATGCATCACAAGCAAACGTTGTGGATCTATTGGACGCTGCCGATGTTGGGGATCTGGTTAATCTTAGCCCCCTTTAATTTCGGATACCTGAACGAAGCACTGTGGGTGGACCCCAGCGGTGGACGCGGGCCTTGGTTTGCCGAAGAATCGACGGCAGAGCTTCGTCAGTTACGTGCTTGGTTGATGACCATCAGCGACATCGTTTC includes:
- a CDS encoding DUF421 domain-containing protein translates to MNEIGLKMIFDGWAPVIRTLVLGSLSYVSLVMLLRISGKRTLSKMNAFDLVVTVAFGSTLASIMTSSQVSLVQGVLALGLLVLLQLINTFLAVRYPKYQALIKAQPTLIFFNGQFLVDSMRKQRVSREEVLAAMRQHGVAEPSDVDAVVIETEGSLSVMTRNASSLQSLDRVGVSTHDSLGERQGVSESSSH
- a CDS encoding cupin domain-containing protein, whose amino-acid sequence is MQRRQLEFLSNFHVVAGNERSQAAVMVLAKGDSTGGPENRHESSDQWLYVVSGEGKAVVEQQDYVLKPGTLLLIERNESHAIINQGNAPLKTVNFYVPPAYHGREGAPPSHD
- a CDS encoding isochorismatase family cysteine hydrolase, whose product is MSLTDSESKYDETEQFATALLIVDMINDLEFDEGEQLLEFALPVAKRLQKLKQRFAERGWPVIYANDNFGKWQSDFRSQVDHCLEDNVRGKAIVERLVPESDDYFVLKPMHSAFYGTTLDILLKNLGVNTLVITGVATNICILFTANDAYMRDYRIWIPSDCVAANTATLSETALEQARTVLKANTTNSTKLDLDQMA